The following are encoded in a window of Sebastes umbrosus isolate fSebUmb1 chromosome 7, fSebUmb1.pri, whole genome shotgun sequence genomic DNA:
- the LOC119490867 gene encoding protein FAM181B, with the protein MAVQTAIMNPQFMNFCFPGSVMEYDVEKSLDGSLLGEAENDEDYKETTRDLLSFIDSASSNIKLALDKPVKSKRKVNHRKYLQKQIKRCTGIITPGNVAEPPVKRQGSPLAQPLQSKPLPKRDGVQANLQSKSLAALFSPVKDIRGEKAKKPPLRHRNLPPSFFTEPANCSKVSSTSGMTLKDLERGNPEAAEFFELLGPDYSNMVSDQDLYQSMPVRVQQEMGGPDPASYDGHPLIGGLLYSEPWISCSGPSKKPGPTQPPVYCPSEAAAGSIEDSALCTLAFPNFFTDCSIPQVTYDLSGGYNRANYSSL; encoded by the coding sequence ATGGCTGTTCAGACTGCAATCATGAACCCTCAGTTCATGAATTTCTGCTTCCCTGGTTCTGTGATGGAGTACGATGTGGAGAAAAGTCTGGATGGGAGTCTCCTCGGTGAGGCAGAAAATGATGAGGACTACAAAGAGACCACTAGGGACTTGCTGAGCTTCATAGACTCAGCCTCCAGCAATATCAAGCTGGCTCTGGACAAGCCTGTGAAATCCAAGAGGAAAGTCAACCACCGGAAGTATCTCCAGAAGCAGATCAAAAGGTGCACGGGCATTATAACTCCGGGAAACGTAGCAGAGCCCCCGGTTAAAAGACAGGGCTCCCCCCTGGCTCAGCCCTTGCAGAGCAAACCTCTGCCCAAACGTGATGGGGTCCAGGCCAACTTACAGAGCAAGAGTTTGGCAGCCCTCTTCAGCCCTGTGAAGGATATAAGGGGTGAAAAAGCCAAGAAGCCGCCCCTGAGGCATCGCAATCTGCCCCCCTCTTTCTTCACTGAGCCTGCCAACTGCTCCAAAGTCAGCTCCACATCTGGGATGACCCTGAAGGACTTGGAACGAGGCAATCCCGAGGCTGCAGAGTTTTTTGAGCTCTTAGGGCCCGATTACAGCAACATGGTCAGTGACCAGGACCTTTATCAAAGTATGCCTGTCCGGGTGCAGCAAGAGATGGGAGGCCCGGATCCCGCTTCCTACGATGGGCACCCTTTAATCGGTGGTCTCCTCTACTCTGAGCCCTGGATTAGCTGCTCAGGACCCTCTAAGAAACCAGGCCCAACCCAGCCTCCGGTCTACTGTCCCTCTGAGGCTGCTGCTGGGTCCATAGAGGACAGCGCACTGTGCACTTTGGCCTTCCCCAACTTCTTCACAGACTGCTCCATACCTCAGGTCACTTATGATTTAAGTGGTGGTTATAACAGAGCTAATTATTCATCTCTATGA